From the Halalkalicoccus sp. CGA53 genome, one window contains:
- the thiD gene encoding bifunctional hydroxymethylpyrimidine kinase/phosphomethylpyrimidine kinase: MSRRVAPVAFPVGLTIAGSDSGGGAGIQADLKTMEAHAVFGTSAITAVTAQNTRGVHSSHVLPTREIEAQIDAVLSDFEVGAVKTGMLATVDVIETVADALSDRDLPTVVDPVMVAATGDRLLEPEAEDAYEALLAETTLVTPNTDEAAVLTGIEPVDEESAIEAGDALCEMGADAALVKGGHMPTEDVLDVLVTEGAIGTYRHARIETEATHGSGCTLSAAIAARLARGESLSESVSSALAFMERAVRYPVDVGSGPGPVHHLVELRDRAERATTAETVSWLVDRFLDLDRTRLASEGGVVGATPYAETVSDTAGATLARDGSETGGRAVQYGLACHTVDHLLLAREGETTVRFAATVARDERVEDRLQSLDGAVVNLADPRRPPRDAFDSAAVALAVYDRSESGEPTATVLAPDAETLVERVGIVLDARR; encoded by the coding sequence GTGAGCCGCCGGGTCGCACCGGTCGCGTTCCCGGTTGGGCTCACGATCGCCGGGAGCGACTCCGGCGGCGGTGCGGGTATCCAGGCCGACCTGAAGACGATGGAGGCCCACGCCGTCTTCGGGACGAGCGCGATCACCGCGGTCACCGCACAGAACACCCGCGGCGTCCACTCCTCGCACGTCCTCCCCACACGGGAGATCGAAGCACAGATCGACGCCGTCCTCTCCGATTTCGAGGTGGGCGCCGTGAAGACCGGGATGCTCGCGACGGTGGACGTGATCGAGACCGTCGCGGACGCCCTCTCCGACCGGGATCTCCCGACCGTGGTCGATCCGGTGATGGTCGCGGCGACGGGCGACAGGCTGCTCGAGCCCGAAGCGGAGGACGCCTACGAGGCGCTGCTGGCGGAGACGACGCTCGTCACGCCGAACACGGACGAGGCTGCCGTGCTCACCGGGATCGAACCGGTCGACGAGGAGAGCGCGATCGAGGCGGGAGACGCGCTCTGCGAGATGGGCGCGGACGCCGCGCTCGTGAAGGGCGGACACATGCCGACCGAGGACGTCCTCGACGTCCTCGTCACGGAGGGCGCGATCGGGACCTACCGTCACGCGCGGATCGAGACGGAGGCGACCCACGGGTCGGGCTGTACGCTCTCGGCGGCGATCGCCGCACGGCTCGCACGCGGCGAGTCGCTCTCCGAGTCGGTCTCGAGCGCGCTCGCGTTCATGGAGCGCGCCGTGCGCTATCCCGTAGACGTCGGTTCGGGTCCCGGGCCGGTCCACCACCTGGTGGAACTCCGCGACCGGGCAGAACGCGCGACGACCGCCGAGACGGTCTCGTGGCTCGTCGATCGATTTCTCGATCTCGACCGTACGCGGCTCGCATCCGAGGGAGGGGTCGTCGGAGCGACCCCCTACGCCGAGACGGTCTCCGACACCGCGGGGGCGACGCTCGCCCGGGACGGTTCGGAGACAGGGGGGAGAGCGGTCCAGTACGGGCTCGCGTGTCACACCGTGGACCACCTGCTCCTCGCCAGGGAGGGCGAGACGACGGTCAGGTTCGCCGCGACCGTCGCCCGTGACGAGCGCGTGGAAGATCGACTCCAGAGCCTCGACGGAGCCGTCGTGAATCTCGCCGACCCACGTCGACCGCCCCGGGATGCCTTCGACTCCGCGGCGGTCGCCCTCGCTGTGTACGACCGGAGCGAGAGCGGAGAGCCGACCGCGACCGTCCTCGCACCCGACGCCGAGACGCTCGTCGAGCGGGTCGGGATCGTTCTCGACGCGAGAAGATAG
- a CDS encoding cupin domain-containing protein gives MAHEFSTVAIGDVDPKPSAGSGTDHVDLAGELGCTEMVPKVWYLSPGDAMSYHRQAEQEEVYLPLDGPGRLRIGDEVHDVPEGTAVRIPPETPRQVLNDTGEGIHRWLIVGAPAVEGDGRPIEE, from the coding sequence ATGGCACACGAGTTCAGCACAGTGGCGATCGGCGACGTCGACCCGAAACCGTCCGCAGGGTCGGGCACCGACCACGTGGACCTGGCGGGCGAACTCGGCTGTACCGAGATGGTCCCGAAGGTGTGGTACCTCTCGCCGGGGGACGCGATGAGCTATCACCGCCAGGCCGAACAGGAGGAGGTCTATCTCCCGCTCGACGGACCCGGGCGGCTCCGAATCGGCGACGAGGTCCACGACGTACCGGAGGGGACGGCCGTGCGGATCCCGCCGGAGACGCCGCGACAGGTGCTCAACGACACCGGAGAGGGGATCCACCGGTGGCTGATCGTCGGCGCGCCGGCGGTCGAGGGCGACGGCCGACCGATCGAGGAATGA
- a CDS encoding AIR synthase family protein, which translates to MGELGKVDRSFFDERIYPHLGAEREDVVVSPQHGVDFGAIEVGGKVVVLATDPVFVMPSLGFERAAWFAIHILLADVAVSGIAPTHLSVDFNLPPEITDEQFATVWETFDREAREVDVSVVTGHTARYAGCNYPMVGGATSIAVGEPEDLVRPDGARPGDRVLVTKGPAIEATALLAVEFEELLREWGVEEAAIDEGKERFSEMSPVRDALVASAAGPVSAMHDATEGGVVGGLTEMARSAGVRIDVSTERIPIQPGVEAVCEAFGIDPWVSISEGTLLLTVPPEGVDDVLDALSSEGIVASEVGEVSEGSGLSVDGEFATPPERDPFWAAFERGIGERGETR; encoded by the coding sequence ATGGGAGAACTCGGGAAGGTAGACCGCTCCTTTTTCGACGAGCGGATCTACCCGCATCTGGGCGCGGAGCGCGAGGACGTCGTCGTCTCGCCACAGCACGGCGTCGACTTCGGCGCGATCGAGGTCGGAGGGAAGGTCGTCGTACTGGCGACGGATCCGGTGTTCGTCATGCCATCACTCGGTTTCGAGCGGGCGGCCTGGTTCGCCATCCACATCCTGCTCGCGGACGTCGCCGTGAGCGGGATCGCCCCGACGCACCTCTCGGTGGACTTCAACTTGCCCCCCGAGATCACCGACGAGCAGTTCGCGACGGTGTGGGAGACGTTCGACCGGGAGGCCAGGGAAGTAGACGTCTCGGTCGTCACGGGCCACACCGCCCGCTACGCCGGCTGCAACTACCCGATGGTCGGCGGGGCGACCTCGATCGCCGTCGGCGAGCCCGAGGATCTCGTCCGACCCGACGGCGCCCGACCGGGCGACCGCGTCCTCGTGACCAAAGGACCGGCGATCGAGGCGACGGCGCTCCTGGCCGTCGAGTTCGAGGAGCTGCTGCGCGAGTGGGGCGTCGAGGAGGCGGCGATCGACGAGGGGAAGGAACGGTTCTCGGAGATGAGCCCGGTCCGGGACGCGCTGGTCGCCTCGGCCGCGGGTCCAGTGAGCGCGATGCACGACGCGACCGAGGGTGGCGTAGTCGGCGGGCTGACCGAGATGGCCCGCTCGGCGGGCGTGCGGATCGACGTCAGCACGGAGCGGATCCCGATCCAACCCGGCGTCGAGGCCGTCTGCGAGGCGTTCGGGATCGACCCCTGGGTCTCGATTAGCGAGGGGACGCTGTTGCTGACGGTGCCCCCGGAGGGAGTCGACGACGTCCTCGACGCGCTCTCCTCGGAGGGGATCGTCGCAAGTGAGGTCGGTGAGGTGAGCGAGGGGAGCGGACTCTCCGTCGACGGCGAGTTCGCGACACCGCCCGAGCGCGACCCGTTCTGGGCGGCGTTCGAGCGAGGGATCGGGGAACGGGGGGAGACACGGTGA
- a CDS encoding carboxymuconolactone decarboxylase family protein encodes MEERTREEIEAYLGGVPSWIGAIAEPAADHSWRLARDLQFEETELPNREKALVALGAAAAIGCPYCIHFHREEAKLGAVSGEGIAEAVNVAADIRYFSTVLHGAEVDLDEFVEETAGIVDHIEEQRANAADAD; translated from the coding sequence ATGGAAGAACGAACGAGAGAGGAGATCGAAGCGTACCTCGGAGGGGTGCCGAGCTGGATAGGTGCGATCGCGGAGCCGGCGGCCGACCACAGCTGGCGACTCGCCCGCGACCTCCAGTTCGAGGAGACGGAGCTCCCGAACCGGGAGAAAGCGCTTGTCGCGCTCGGGGCGGCCGCCGCGATCGGGTGTCCCTACTGCATTCACTTCCACCGGGAGGAGGCGAAACTGGGAGCGGTCTCGGGAGAGGGTATCGCAGAGGCGGTGAACGTCGCCGCGGACATCCGGTACTTCTCGACGGTCCTGCACGGGGCGGAGGTCGATCTCGACGAGTTCGTCGAGGAGACGGCGGGGATCGTCGACCACATCGAGGAACAGCGGGCGAACGCGGCGGATGCCGACTGA
- a CDS encoding carboxypeptidase regulatory-like domain-containing protein, with the protein MSERRLSRRRFVEATGAITLVGLAGCADDEEDPEETDDDPLDEEDDDVEDDGVTDDEEDDGITDDEEDDGITDDDEEDDGMTDDEEEDDEEEYTLTVTVEDDMGEPVEDATVTVEDEEGLLGGIWPDEEDEAQTDADGEAEATVTDGEYTVVVEHDEYDEAEEEVEVDGMDEEVTVTLGDEEEDDGITDDDEDDGVTDDEDEDEDDGITDDEDDGVTDDEDDDA; encoded by the coding sequence ATGTCCGAGAGACGACTCAGCAGACGGCGATTCGTCGAGGCGACCGGTGCGATCACGCTCGTCGGCCTCGCGGGCTGTGCCGACGACGAGGAGGACCCCGAGGAGACGGACGACGATCCCCTCGACGAGGAGGACGACGACGTCGAGGACGACGGCGTCACTGACGACGAAGAGGACGACGGCATCACCGACGACGAAGAGGACGACGGCATCACCGACGACGACGAAGAGGACGACGGGATGACGGACGACGAGGAGGAAGACGACGAGGAGGAGTACACGCTCACGGTCACCGTCGAGGACGACATGGGTGAGCCCGTCGAGGACGCGACCGTCACCGTCGAGGACGAGGAAGGATTGCTCGGGGGTATCTGGCCCGACGAGGAGGACGAGGCCCAGACCGACGCCGACGGCGAGGCGGAGGCCACCGTCACCGACGGCGAGTACACCGTCGTCGTCGAGCACGACGAGTACGACGAGGCCGAAGAGGAGGTCGAGGTCGACGGGATGGACGAGGAGGTCACCGTTACACTCGGCGACGAGGAAGAGGACGACGGCATCACGGACGATGACGAAGACGACGGTGTCACGGACGACGAGGACGAGGACGAGGACGACGGCATCACGGACGATGAAGACGACGGCGTGACCGACGACGAAGACGACGACGCCTGA
- a CDS encoding zinc-dependent alcohol dehydrogenase family protein: MRAAVFTEYGEPLDVREVDEPTLDPTGVVIETEACGICRSDWHAWTGDWTWAGMDLAPGQILGHEIAGRVVEVGDRVGEVTEGDHVTVPFYVAEGACPQCRAGHPNVCDHGMGLGFHDALPGAFAERFSVPFADVNLVPLPDGVSSVDMASLGCRFVTAFHALVHQAEVSAGDWVAIHGCGGVGLSAVHIADALGANVVAVDLDDGTLAIATDLGASEVVNATETDDVPATVEALTDGGAHVSIDALGIAATCRNSVYSLRRRGTHVQIGLTTEAEAGEIALPTDLMVHNEFTIVGSKGMPSARYGEIFRMVAAGNLDPGAVITETVSLEETSETLASMTDFETYGIPVITEF, encoded by the coding sequence ATGCGCGCAGCAGTCTTCACGGAGTACGGCGAACCGCTCGACGTTAGGGAGGTCGACGAGCCGACGCTCGACCCGACCGGCGTGGTGATCGAAACGGAGGCCTGCGGGATCTGTCGCTCGGACTGGCACGCCTGGACGGGCGACTGGACCTGGGCCGGCATGGACCTCGCTCCCGGCCAGATCCTCGGCCACGAAATCGCCGGACGGGTCGTGGAGGTCGGCGATCGGGTCGGAGAGGTTACGGAGGGTGATCACGTTACCGTGCCGTTCTACGTCGCAGAGGGGGCCTGCCCACAGTGTCGGGCGGGACATCCGAACGTCTGTGACCACGGCATGGGGCTGGGGTTCCACGACGCGCTCCCCGGTGCGTTCGCCGAGCGCTTTTCGGTCCCGTTCGCCGACGTCAACCTCGTACCGCTGCCCGATGGCGTCTCGTCGGTCGACATGGCCTCGTTGGGTTGCCGGTTCGTGACCGCGTTCCACGCGCTCGTCCACCAGGCCGAGGTCTCGGCGGGCGACTGGGTAGCGATCCACGGCTGCGGGGGCGTCGGCCTCTCGGCGGTCCACATCGCGGACGCGCTCGGTGCGAACGTCGTCGCGGTCGATCTGGACGACGGGACGCTGGCGATCGCAACGGATCTCGGGGCGAGCGAGGTCGTCAACGCGACCGAGACCGACGACGTTCCCGCCACCGTGGAGGCGCTCACCGACGGCGGTGCGCACGTGTCGATCGACGCACTCGGGATCGCAGCCACCTGTCGAAACTCGGTGTACAGCCTCCGCCGGCGCGGGACGCACGTCCAGATCGGGCTGACGACCGAGGCCGAAGCGGGCGAGATCGCGCTTCCCACGGACCTGATGGTGCACAACGAGTTCACCATCGTGGGCTCGAAGGGGATGCCGTCGGCACGGTACGGCGAGATATTCCGGATGGTCGCAGCCGGGAACCTCGATCCCGGTGCAGTGATCACCGAGACGGTGTCCCTCGAGGAAACCTCGGAGACGCTCGCGTCGATGACCGACTTCGAGACGTACGGAATCCCGGTGATCACCGAGTTCTGA
- a CDS encoding transcriptional regulator FilR1 domain-containing protein, with protein MHASASPRWWTYWTALPPPPDVEAFVGARVTHVERGDPYAPLTRFVSLVQATETLRGINTCRIAPTYMEEFQGRILAGMRTELNDTPLVLADVMDRYPEKCVQICVSENLTLWIHEDRDALPFGLVLFDDRVGIGLFDTTKGALEAFVDTDEQAAVEWANAVYDRYTAESSRLDTFTKKGLNEALARC; from the coding sequence GTGCACGCCTCCGCCTCGCCCCGATGGTGGACGTACTGGACAGCGCTACCCCCCCCACCCGACGTCGAGGCGTTCGTCGGAGCGAGGGTGACGCACGTCGAGCGTGGCGACCCGTACGCACCGTTGACGCGCTTCGTCTCGCTCGTCCAAGCGACCGAGACGCTCCGCGGGATAAACACCTGTCGTATCGCACCGACCTACATGGAGGAGTTCCAGGGACGCATCCTCGCCGGCATGCGGACGGAACTGAACGACACCCCCCTCGTGCTCGCGGACGTCATGGATCGCTACCCGGAGAAGTGCGTGCAGATCTGCGTATCGGAGAACCTCACGCTCTGGATCCACGAGGACCGCGACGCGTTGCCCTTCGGCCTGGTGCTCTTCGACGACCGCGTCGGGATCGGGCTCTTCGATACCACGAAGGGGGCCCTGGAGGCGTTCGTCGACACGGACGAGCAGGCGGCCGTCGAGTGGGCGAACGCGGTGTACGACCGGTACACCGCGGAGTCGAGTCGTCTGGATACCTTCACCAAGAAAGGGCTGAACGAAGCGCTCGCACGGTGCTAG
- a CDS encoding DUF1059 domain-containing protein, translated as MAREVNCKSAGYEDCEFLVRSENVDELIRFVQQHAERTHGQAVADADVRALMRDV; from the coding sequence ATGGCACGAGAAGTCAACTGCAAGAGCGCCGGCTACGAGGACTGTGAGTTCCTCGTCCGGTCGGAGAACGTGGACGAGCTGATCCGGTTCGTCCAGCAGCACGCGGAACGAACGCACGGACAGGCGGTCGCCGACGCCGACGTGAGAGCCCTGATGCGGGACGTCTGA
- a CDS encoding 5-formyltetrahydrofolate cyclo-ligase, giving the protein MNKQALRDRVWDALEESGEARFPFPPHGRIPNFAGAAEAADRLAEQEEWRDADTLKTNPDAPQLPVRRRALREGKTLYMAQPRLKSEKPFLRLDPAAVTDVDEATTVSGVSKHAVPVGPEAVEPIELIIAGSVAVTEDGARIGKGEGYSDLEFAVLREFDLVDEETTVATTVHGMQVVSERVETDDHDVPMDLIATPERSLRPAPGSKPAGLLWNRLDEERIAEIPVLSRVRR; this is encoded by the coding sequence ATGAACAAACAGGCGCTTCGCGATCGAGTCTGGGACGCGCTCGAAGAAAGCGGGGAGGCACGGTTCCCGTTCCCGCCACACGGCCGGATCCCCAACTTCGCGGGGGCGGCGGAGGCCGCGGATCGGCTCGCCGAGCAGGAGGAGTGGCGGGACGCCGATACACTGAAAACGAACCCGGACGCCCCACAGCTCCCGGTTCGCAGACGCGCACTCCGCGAGGGGAAGACGCTCTACATGGCCCAGCCCCGACTGAAGAGCGAGAAACCGTTCCTCAGGCTCGATCCCGCGGCGGTGACGGACGTCGACGAGGCGACCACGGTTTCGGGCGTCTCGAAACACGCCGTCCCCGTGGGTCCGGAGGCGGTCGAACCGATCGAACTCATCATCGCTGGGAGCGTCGCCGTGACCGAAGACGGTGCCCGGATCGGGAAGGGCGAGGGCTACTCCGATCTGGAGTTCGCGGTGCTCCGGGAGTTCGATCTCGTGGACGAGGAGACCACCGTCGCGACGACCGTCCACGGGATGCAGGTCGTCTCCGAGCGGGTCGAGACCGACGATCACGACGTCCCGATGGATCTGATCGCGACACCGGAGCGTAGCCTGCGGCCGGCGCCGGGATCGAAACCCGCGGGTCTCCTCTGGAACCGGCTGGACGAGGAGCGAATCGCGGAGATCCCGGTGCTCTCGCGTGTCCGTCGGTAG
- the mutS gene encoding DNA mismatch repair protein MutS, with the protein MTEVTGIVGEFFSLKEESGADLLMMQCGDFYEFFGEDAERVAAELDLRVSQKSSHGSSYPMAGVPVSELTPYLKALVERGFRVAVAQQYETEEGLAREIVRVATPGTLLETSDAEATYIASVVRSRDRYGLAFADVTTGRFLVTDVESAERAVTECYRFAPVEVLCGPGVREEDGLLDELCERTGASPATCDEEAFAPGRATHRVREQFGRETVSSLGLKDEGPAVTAAGAVLAYVEETGVGVLASMTRLTPYTGEDHVSLDATTQRNLELTETMTGGTEGSLLATIDHTVTSAGGRLLVEWLRRPRRSLATIERRQASVAALCESALAREELREVLGTTYDLARLASRASHGSADANALLRVRDSIAVLPRVRETVERDPRLADSPLREVLADLDSEAARVLHDELEEALAEEPPKTLREGGLIRRGYDEELDDLIERHEDALGWIETLADREKREHGLSHVQVNRNSTEGYTIQVGRSAADDVPEQYERVKELKNSVRFTIPELAERERDVLRLEESRGELEYELFCELRDRVAGRAELLQDAGRALAAVDTLCSLATHAAESRWVRPEVVESGSIEIERGRHPVVEAGTEFVPNDARLDGERRVLLVTGPNMSGKSTYMRQVALILLLAQIGSFVPAESARIGLVDGIYTRVGALDELAGGRSTFMVEMAELSNILHGATEKSLVILDEVGRGTSTFDGVAIAWATTEYLHNEVGATTLFATHYHELTALADHLDGVANVHVAAEERDGDVTFLRTVREGPTDRSYGVHVADLAGVPAPVVERSRDVLDRLREEKPIEARGGSRGTQQVVFDVGSGSMRTATADGDDEPDGGSPEPEADPEVEDVIGEIRGLDLDSTPPIELMRRVESWRDRLEDSE; encoded by the coding sequence ATGACGGAGGTGACGGGGATCGTGGGGGAGTTCTTCTCGCTCAAAGAGGAGAGCGGCGCGGACCTGCTGATGATGCAGTGTGGGGACTTCTACGAGTTCTTCGGCGAGGACGCAGAGCGCGTCGCTGCGGAGCTCGACCTGCGGGTTTCACAGAAGTCCTCGCACGGCTCGTCGTATCCGATGGCGGGCGTGCCGGTGAGCGAGCTCACGCCCTACCTCAAAGCGCTCGTCGAGCGCGGGTTCCGGGTCGCCGTCGCCCAGCAGTACGAGACGGAGGAGGGTCTCGCACGCGAGATCGTCCGGGTCGCGACGCCCGGCACGCTGCTCGAAACGAGCGACGCGGAGGCGACGTACATCGCGAGCGTCGTCCGTTCTCGTGACCGGTACGGCCTCGCGTTCGCGGACGTGACGACCGGGCGCTTTCTCGTGACGGACGTCGAGAGCGCGGAGCGGGCGGTCACGGAGTGCTACCGGTTCGCCCCGGTCGAGGTGCTCTGCGGGCCCGGCGTCCGGGAGGAGGACGGACTCCTCGACGAGCTGTGCGAACGGACGGGTGCCTCGCCCGCGACGTGTGACGAGGAGGCGTTCGCGCCCGGTCGGGCGACCCACCGGGTGCGAGAGCAGTTCGGGAGGGAGACGGTCTCCAGTCTCGGCCTGAAGGACGAGGGACCGGCGGTCACGGCCGCGGGAGCGGTGCTCGCGTACGTCGAGGAGACCGGCGTGGGCGTGCTCGCGTCGATGACGCGGCTCACTCCCTACACCGGGGAGGACCACGTCTCGCTCGACGCGACCACCCAGCGCAACCTCGAACTGACGGAGACGATGACCGGCGGGACGGAGGGCTCGCTGCTCGCGACGATCGATCACACGGTCACGAGCGCGGGCGGTCGGCTGCTCGTCGAGTGGCTCCGTCGACCGAGACGCTCGCTCGCGACGATCGAGCGCCGACAGGCGAGCGTCGCGGCGCTCTGTGAGTCCGCGCTCGCCCGCGAGGAGCTTCGGGAGGTGCTCGGAACGACCTACGACCTCGCGCGGCTCGCGAGCCGCGCGAGCCACGGCAGCGCCGACGCGAACGCGCTGCTCCGGGTCCGCGACAGCATCGCGGTCCTCCCGCGGGTGCGGGAGACTGTCGAACGTGACCCGCGGCTCGCCGACTCCCCGCTTCGCGAGGTCCTCGCGGACCTCGATAGCGAGGCGGCCAGGGTGCTCCACGACGAACTGGAGGAGGCGCTCGCGGAGGAACCGCCGAAGACGCTGCGCGAGGGCGGGCTGATCCGACGGGGGTACGACGAGGAGCTCGACGATCTGATCGAACGCCACGAGGACGCACTGGGGTGGATCGAGACGCTCGCCGACCGGGAGAAGCGCGAGCACGGGCTGAGCCACGTCCAGGTCAACCGGAACAGCACGGAAGGGTACACCATCCAGGTGGGTCGGTCGGCGGCCGACGACGTTCCGGAGCAGTACGAGCGGGTAAAGGAGCTGAAGAACTCGGTTCGGTTTACCATACCCGAACTCGCCGAACGCGAGCGCGACGTCCTCAGGCTGGAGGAGTCCCGTGGCGAACTCGAGTACGAACTGTTCTGCGAGCTCAGGGACCGGGTCGCCGGACGTGCCGAACTGCTACAGGACGCCGGTCGGGCGCTCGCGGCGGTCGATACGCTCTGTAGCCTCGCGACACACGCCGCCGAGAGCCGCTGGGTCAGACCCGAGGTAGTCGAATCGGGGTCGATCGAGATCGAGAGGGGTCGACACCCGGTCGTCGAGGCAGGTACCGAATTCGTCCCGAACGACGCCCGGCTCGACGGGGAGAGACGGGTGCTGCTCGTGACGGGGCCGAACATGAGCGGGAAGTCCACCTACATGCGGCAGGTCGCGCTGATCCTCTTACTGGCGCAGATCGGCAGCTTCGTGCCCGCCGAGTCCGCGCGGATCGGCCTCGTCGACGGGATCTACACGCGCGTCGGCGCGCTCGACGAGCTCGCGGGTGGGCGCTCGACGTTCATGGTGGAGATGGCCGAGCTCTCGAACATCCTCCACGGAGCCACGGAGAAGTCGCTGGTGATCTTGGACGAGGTGGGCAGGGGAACCTCGACGTTCGACGGGGTGGCGATCGCGTGGGCCACCACCGAGTATCTCCACAACGAGGTGGGCGCGACGACGCTCTTCGCGACGCACTACCACGAGCTGACGGCGCTCGCCGACCACCTCGATGGCGTGGCGAACGTCCACGTCGCGGCCGAGGAGCGCGACGGCGACGTGACGTTCCTCCGGACGGTGCGCGAGGGCCCGACCGATCGCTCCTACGGCGTCCACGTCGCGGATCTGGCGGGCGTGCCGGCACCGGTCGTCGAGCGCTCGCGGGACGTGCTCGACCGGTTGCGCGAGGAGAAGCCGATCGAGGCCCGCGGCGGGTCTCGAGGGACGCAACAGGTCGTCTTCGACGTCGGTTCGGGGAGCATGCGGACGGCGACGGCCGACGGCGACGACGAGCCGGATGGGGGGAGTCCGGAGCCCGAAGCCGATCCCGAGGTCGAGGACGTGATCGGGGAGATCCGAGGTCTCGACCTGGATTCGACCCCGCCGATCGAGCTGATGCGACGGGTCGAGAGCTGGCGCGACCGACTGGAGGACTCGGAGTGA
- a CDS encoding glutamate-cysteine ligase family protein, whose protein sequence is MQLSLELEYWTIDERGALAPAKPVLDRVDDLDAESADPMLEVVTEPCEDVIELREEVIKRLREAIGVAREEGLRLVPLATPLDSDEIGTSDGPRTQIQRCVLGETFANATHCAGTHLHVDRIDGAEVDQLNLLTALDPAFALVASSSHHRGRRVAGCARPHVYRRGCYGDHPHLGRLWPYVEDVDEWEERIDTTFDRFRREAIADGTDPETFDRHFTPEDTTWTPIRLRDEFDTIEWRAPDTALPGQILRLVGDVRDALSFAVDRDVEVGNSPGLGEDAVTIPEFDRLRRLVGEAIDRGLDAPAVSRYLDAMGFDPTTYRPVAREIGDTASLSRGRARRLRLRYADRLEREVDAFAGPQTSRRTVAT, encoded by the coding sequence ATGCAACTCAGCCTCGAACTCGAATACTGGACGATCGACGAGAGGGGTGCACTCGCACCTGCGAAACCGGTGCTCGACCGCGTCGACGATCTCGACGCCGAGAGCGCAGACCCCATGCTCGAGGTCGTCACCGAGCCCTGCGAGGACGTGATCGAACTCCGCGAGGAGGTCATCAAACGCCTCCGGGAGGCGATCGGTGTCGCCAGGGAGGAGGGGCTTCGCCTCGTTCCGCTCGCGACGCCGCTCGATAGCGACGAGATCGGGACCAGCGACGGCCCTCGAACGCAGATCCAGCGGTGCGTGCTCGGGGAGACGTTCGCGAACGCCACCCACTGTGCGGGCACGCACCTTCACGTCGATCGGATCGACGGCGCCGAGGTGGACCAGCTGAACCTGCTGACCGCGCTGGACCCGGCGTTCGCGCTCGTCGCGAGCTCGTCTCACCACCGGGGACGCAGGGTCGCCGGCTGTGCGCGCCCCCACGTCTACCGGCGGGGGTGCTACGGGGACCACCCCCACCTCGGCCGACTGTGGCCCTACGTCGAGGACGTCGACGAGTGGGAGGAACGGATCGACACCACGTTCGATCGGTTCCGTCGGGAGGCCATCGCCGACGGGACCGATCCGGAGACGTTCGACCGCCATTTCACGCCGGAGGACACGACGTGGACACCGATCCGCCTGCGCGACGAGTTCGACACGATCGAGTGGCGTGCGCCGGACACGGCGCTCCCGGGACAGATCCTCCGGCTCGTCGGCGACGTCCGGGACGCGCTCTCGTTCGCCGTGGACCGGGACGTCGAGGTCGGGAACTCGCCCGGCCTCGGCGAGGACGCCGTGACGATCCCCGAGTTCGATCGGCTGCGTCGGCTCGTCGGAGAGGCCATAGATCGTGGGCTCGACGCGCCCGCCGTCTCGCGATACCTGGACGCGATGGGGTTCGATCCGACGACGTACCGTCCGGTCGCGCGGGAGATCGGGGACACCGCATCGCTGTCGAGGGGACGGGCACGACGGCTCCGACTCCGATACGCCGACCGGCTCGAACGCGAAGTCGACGCGTTCGCCGGACCCCAGACGTCGAGACGGACCGTCGCGACGTAA
- a CDS encoding DUF1059 domain-containing protein — translation MAKEISCINAGFEDCEFLIRSENEEEVIEFAQQHAKNVHATDAPRDHIEKVLVEV, via the coding sequence ATGGCGAAAGAGATCAGCTGTATCAACGCCGGGTTCGAGGACTGCGAGTTCCTGATCCGCTCGGAGAACGAAGAGGAAGTGATAGAGTTCGCACAGCAACACGCGAAGAACGTCCACGCCACGGACGCTCCCCGAGACCACATCGAAAAGGTACTGGTCGAGGTCTGA